The following proteins are co-located in the Dietzia timorensis genome:
- a CDS encoding NAD(P)-dependent oxidoreductase, whose amino-acid sequence MPHTNDVGIPSRQAPEPVGYIGLGNMGAPMATRLLEWSGGLVVCDVRDDAVAPFLDKGARVGTPAELAASCSVVSVTVLDDAQVREVVAGPEGLLVNARDGLVIAVHSTIADSTAVELAQLCAERGVGFVDAPVSGGAPGAADGNLATMVGASEADFEVVKPTFELWAGLVVHAGAPGAGTRMKLARNLLHFVSFTATAEAARLAEAAGLSVADLGNVVRHTDAITGGAGAIMYRDTAEPVEPGDFWEGVFGHVRGLGEKDLTLALGLGGRLGVDLPLAAHSLTGLGDALGVGPGPLATEYEENHR is encoded by the coding sequence ATGCCCCACACGAATGACGTCGGAATTCCCTCCCGGCAGGCCCCCGAACCCGTCGGGTACATCGGACTGGGAAACATGGGCGCGCCGATGGCCACGAGACTGCTCGAGTGGTCCGGCGGCCTGGTGGTGTGCGATGTCCGCGACGACGCCGTCGCGCCGTTTCTCGACAAGGGCGCCCGCGTCGGCACCCCGGCCGAGCTCGCCGCGAGCTGCAGCGTCGTGTCGGTGACGGTCCTCGACGACGCGCAGGTACGCGAGGTCGTCGCCGGCCCGGAGGGCCTGCTCGTCAATGCACGCGACGGACTCGTCATCGCCGTACATTCAACGATCGCCGACTCGACTGCAGTAGAGCTCGCCCAGCTGTGCGCCGAACGCGGCGTCGGCTTCGTCGACGCGCCGGTCTCCGGCGGCGCACCTGGCGCGGCGGACGGCAATCTCGCGACCATGGTCGGCGCCTCGGAAGCTGACTTCGAGGTGGTCAAACCCACGTTCGAGCTGTGGGCCGGGCTCGTCGTGCACGCCGGCGCTCCCGGCGCCGGCACCCGCATGAAGCTCGCGCGCAATCTCCTGCATTTCGTCTCGTTCACCGCAACCGCCGAGGCCGCACGCCTAGCCGAGGCCGCCGGACTGTCGGTCGCCGACCTCGGCAATGTCGTCCGCCATACCGATGCGATCACCGGCGGCGCAGGGGCAATCATGTACCGCGATACCGCCGAACCCGTCGAGCCCGGGGACTTCTGGGAGGGCGTGTTCGGTCACGTCCGCGGGCTCGGAGAGAAGGACCTTACCCTCGCGCTCGGCCTCGGCGGCCGGCTCGGCGTCGATCTACCGCTCGCAGCCCACTCACTCACCGGTCTCGGGGACGCGCTCGGCGTCGGCCCAGGACCACTCGCCACCGAATACGAGGAGAACCACAGATGA
- a CDS encoding carboxymuconolactone decarboxylase family protein yields MTDPTANTANESVRAAGLRRMSEVYGFDMSDGPGDFFAHTADHLFANVWSRDGLVDRDRRLLLIGALAASGDIDVAEIQLGAALDNGELSPAELEEIALFLCYYVGWPRGTKLNAMVGKVVASRRT; encoded by the coding sequence ATGACCGACCCCACCGCGAACACAGCGAACGAATCCGTCCGCGCCGCGGGACTGCGTCGCATGTCCGAGGTCTACGGATTCGACATGTCCGACGGTCCCGGGGACTTCTTCGCCCACACAGCCGACCATCTTTTCGCGAACGTGTGGAGCCGGGACGGGCTCGTCGACCGCGACAGACGCCTCCTCCTTATCGGGGCGCTCGCCGCGTCCGGCGATATCGACGTCGCGGAGATACAGCTCGGTGCAGCCCTCGACAACGGCGAACTCTCCCCTGCAGAACTCGAGGAGATCGCCCTGTTCCTCTGCTACTACGTCGGCTGGCCACGCGGCACGAAGCTCAACGCGATGGTCGGTAAAGTCGTGGCCTCACGCCGCACCTAG
- a CDS encoding R2-like ligand-binding oxidase: protein MSVTETTNVRRVGFSTLAEGGLSWDGFPLRLFTKGNAKHWDPATIDFSCDAADWTTFTQDEELSATTLVAQFVAGEEAVTQDIQPFMAAMAAEGRFGDEMYLSQFCLEEAKHAQGFRLWMDEVGLDRDLHGYVDENPYYREIFYEQLPDALRRLADDPSPRNQVLASVTYNHVVEGSLALTGYFAWQTICSSRNILPGMRELIAHIAEDERRHMAWGTFTCRRHVAADDGLWQVVNERMDELLPLALGMIQWDRDQYEVPPFGGEDHGFVEYAANRAGRRLRAIESARGRPVEDIDIDYSPAELEDTFGEEDRFALSETEAG, encoded by the coding sequence ATGTCGGTGACCGAAACGACCAATGTTCGCCGAGTAGGATTTTCCACGCTGGCCGAGGGAGGGTTGAGCTGGGACGGGTTCCCGCTGCGCCTGTTCACCAAGGGGAACGCCAAACATTGGGATCCCGCCACCATCGATTTTTCTTGCGATGCCGCGGATTGGACGACTTTCACGCAGGACGAGGAACTCAGCGCGACGACGCTCGTGGCGCAATTCGTCGCGGGGGAGGAGGCGGTGACGCAGGACATCCAACCCTTTATGGCGGCGATGGCCGCCGAGGGGCGTTTCGGCGACGAGATGTACCTATCCCAGTTCTGCCTCGAGGAGGCCAAACACGCGCAAGGATTCCGGTTGTGGATGGACGAGGTCGGCCTCGACCGCGACCTGCACGGTTACGTGGACGAGAATCCGTACTACCGAGAGATCTTCTACGAACAGTTGCCCGACGCGCTGCGGCGCCTCGCCGATGACCCCTCGCCCCGCAACCAGGTGCTCGCGAGTGTCACCTACAACCACGTCGTCGAGGGCAGCCTCGCGCTGACCGGGTATTTCGCCTGGCAGACCATCTGCTCGAGTCGTAATATCCTGCCGGGAATGCGGGAGCTGATCGCGCATATCGCCGAGGACGAGCGGCGCCACATGGCGTGGGGAACGTTTACGTGTCGCCGCCACGTGGCCGCAGACGACGGGCTATGGCAGGTCGTCAACGAGCGGATGGACGAGCTGTTGCCGCTGGCACTGGGGATGATCCAGTGGGACAGGGACCAGTACGAGGTACCGCCGTTCGGCGGTGAGGACCACGGTTTCGTCGAGTACGCGGCGAATCGGGCGGGCCGGAGACTTCGCGCCATCGAATCCGCGCGCGGGCGGCCCGTGGAAGACATCGACATCGACTACTCGCCCGCCGAACTCGAGGACACTTTCGGCGAAGAGGACCGTTTTGCGCTGTCGGAAACGGAAGCCGGGTAG
- a CDS encoding ABC transporter permease produces MSSTQDSMVAIGPGLAVAVIVLAFAAVAVNRLARTGHATDAAVAVARAVVQLAALAAVIAVVIQNVWASAAFVGVMSVAAAWTSGSRVARRRPQWRVVALLWLPVAAPTVLVVAVLVAVGVLPAAGLAIIPTAGILLGGAMNTTSLAGRRALEELAARRGEVEAALSLGFLPREARSEICTEAGATALLPGIDQTRSVGLVTIPGAFVGMVLGGAPVSHAAIMQLFVMVALLAVSAIAMAVTAEMAARQLV; encoded by the coding sequence ATGAGCTCTACGCAGGACTCGATGGTCGCAATCGGTCCGGGTCTGGCTGTCGCCGTCATCGTCCTCGCGTTCGCCGCTGTTGCAGTCAATCGCCTCGCGCGAACCGGCCACGCCACCGATGCCGCCGTAGCAGTTGCGCGCGCGGTGGTACAGCTTGCGGCGCTCGCCGCCGTCATCGCGGTGGTCATCCAGAATGTATGGGCCTCGGCCGCGTTCGTCGGGGTGATGTCGGTGGCAGCAGCCTGGACCTCGGGCTCTCGAGTCGCGCGGCGCCGGCCACAATGGCGAGTGGTGGCGCTTTTGTGGCTACCGGTTGCGGCGCCGACGGTACTCGTCGTCGCGGTCCTCGTTGCGGTCGGCGTGCTACCCGCGGCGGGTCTCGCAATCATTCCTACGGCGGGAATCTTGCTCGGCGGCGCGATGAATACGACGTCGCTTGCCGGTCGCCGCGCGCTCGAGGAACTCGCGGCCCGACGCGGCGAGGTCGAGGCGGCGCTGTCCCTAGGTTTTCTTCCGCGCGAAGCGCGCTCGGAGATCTGCACCGAGGCCGGCGCGACGGCACTTCTTCCCGGGATCGACCAGACACGTTCGGTGGGCCTGGTCACCATTCCCGGCGCCTTCGTGGGGATGGTGCTCGGCGGTGCGCCGGTTTCGCATGCGGCGATCATGCAACTGTTCGTCATGGTGGCCCTGCTCGCCGTGAGCGCGATCGCCATGGCGGTCACCGCCGAGATGGCCGCCCGCCAGTTGGTATGA
- a CDS encoding SDR family oxidoreductase, with protein sequence MAKWRKHPLPLDYPRHPERRTALVLGASSGIGRATAVALAEAGHPVAVGARRVDRLDEVVAHIREAGGEAEAFAVDVTDEKSIASAVTDVEAALGEVEVVVNSAGSLRMGRIWEMTPENFSAQVDVHLLAAHRVVAAVVPGMVARGRGDVVLIGSDTSRTARPRSGAYPAAKSAVDTMAFQLQSELEGTGVRATVVRPGPVATEMGTDFDEDTIVDVINDWVRFGHGRHGRMCTPAQLAHGVVAAVSLSRGAYVRELEIQPEAPIEP encoded by the coding sequence ATGGCCAAATGGCGCAAGCATCCGCTCCCTCTCGACTATCCCCGCCACCCCGAACGGCGGACCGCCCTCGTGCTCGGCGCGTCCTCGGGGATCGGCCGCGCGACGGCCGTCGCGTTGGCGGAGGCCGGGCACCCGGTGGCCGTCGGCGCGCGCCGAGTCGACCGGCTCGACGAGGTCGTCGCGCACATTCGCGAGGCGGGCGGTGAGGCCGAGGCGTTCGCCGTGGACGTCACGGACGAGAAATCGATTGCCTCCGCCGTCACAGATGTAGAGGCGGCGCTCGGCGAGGTAGAGGTGGTCGTCAATAGCGCCGGTTCGCTGCGGATGGGCCGTATCTGGGAGATGACGCCGGAGAATTTTTCCGCGCAGGTCGACGTGCATCTCCTCGCTGCGCATCGGGTGGTCGCGGCGGTTGTTCCCGGCATGGTGGCGCGCGGGCGCGGGGACGTCGTACTCATCGGCTCGGACACCTCGCGGACCGCCCGGCCGCGCAGTGGGGCGTACCCGGCTGCCAAGTCCGCCGTGGACACCATGGCCTTCCAACTGCAGAGCGAGCTGGAAGGTACCGGTGTGCGCGCCACCGTTGTGCGACCGGGTCCCGTGGCCACCGAGATGGGCACCGATTTCGACGAGGACACGATCGTCGACGTCATCAACGATTGGGTGAGGTTCGGCCATGGTCGGCATGGTCGGATGTGTACCCCGGCACAGCTCGCGCACGGCGTCGTCGCGGCGGTGTCGCTCTCTCGCGGCGCGTATGTGAGGGAGTTGGAAATTCAGCCCGAGGCTCCGATCGAGCCCTAG
- a CDS encoding cytochrome P450, producing the protein MTSTIPAFSPYDYSFHENPYPMYAALRDNAPVYHNADLGFWAISRHADVGEAFRDNAAFSAAMGVSLDPAAYGPHAYKTMSFLAMDDPRHNQLRRLVNKGFTPRRVTGLGEQITALTEQYWGECLDKARRGEAIDFVDDFAGKLPMDVISELMGVPEADRARLRALADRVMHREEDVFDVPEAAMNAAFELIAYYQELIAARRAEPRDDLTSALIAAEIDGDRLDEDEVLSFLFLMVIAGNETTTKLLSNAMYWADHFPEAKNAVLADPDRVDDWIEETLRFDTSSQMVLRTTKDEVTVGDTTIPAGEKVLLLIGSANRDPEVFDRPETYDIDRGNWDGLMSFGVGTHFCLGAHMARLEAQISLRHIAESIEDFSILPGAERVHSTNVRGFAHLPVALTLRGEN; encoded by the coding sequence ATGACCTCGACGATTCCAGCGTTCAGCCCTTATGACTACTCGTTCCATGAGAACCCGTATCCGATGTACGCGGCACTTCGCGATAACGCGCCGGTTTATCACAACGCGGACCTGGGATTCTGGGCTATTTCGCGGCATGCGGACGTGGGCGAGGCGTTCCGCGACAACGCCGCGTTCTCCGCGGCGATGGGTGTGTCCCTCGACCCTGCGGCCTACGGGCCCCACGCCTACAAGACGATGTCGTTCCTCGCGATGGACGATCCGCGTCACAATCAGCTGCGCCGCCTCGTCAACAAGGGGTTCACCCCGCGCCGGGTCACCGGGCTCGGCGAGCAGATCACAGCGCTCACGGAGCAGTACTGGGGCGAGTGCCTCGACAAGGCTCGGCGGGGAGAGGCGATCGACTTCGTCGACGATTTCGCAGGGAAGCTCCCCATGGACGTCATCAGCGAACTGATGGGCGTGCCCGAGGCGGACAGGGCGCGGCTACGGGCGCTGGCCGATCGGGTGATGCACCGTGAGGAGGACGTCTTCGACGTGCCCGAGGCCGCGATGAACGCCGCATTCGAGCTCATCGCCTACTACCAGGAGCTCATCGCGGCCCGGAGGGCCGAGCCGCGGGATGATCTCACCTCGGCGCTCATCGCCGCGGAGATCGACGGCGATCGGCTCGACGAGGACGAGGTTCTGTCGTTCCTCTTCCTGATGGTCATCGCCGGCAACGAAACGACTACGAAACTTCTGTCCAACGCGATGTACTGGGCCGATCACTTCCCCGAAGCCAAGAACGCGGTTCTGGCGGACCCGGACCGCGTCGACGACTGGATCGAGGAGACCCTGCGCTTCGACACGTCCTCGCAGATGGTCCTGCGAACGACCAAGGACGAGGTCACGGTCGGTGACACCACGATCCCGGCGGGGGAAAAGGTGCTCCTGCTCATCGGCTCGGCGAACCGGGATCCCGAGGTGTTCGACCGGCCCGAGACCTACGACATCGACCGCGGAAACTGGGACGGGTTGATGAGCTTCGGGGTGGGCACGCACTTCTGCCTTGGCGCGCACATGGCCCGGCTGGAGGCGCAGATCTCTCTGCGCCACATCGCCGAATCGATTGAAGATTTCTCCATCCTTCCCGGCGCGGAGCGTGTCCACTCAACCAACGTGCGCGGATTCGCCCACCTTCCCGTCGCGCTGACCCTGCGGGGGGAGAACTGA